CGCCGCCTTTCCTCAAAAGGAAAGCGGCACGGGCAGACAACAGCCGCGCGCGATGTAATCAGAGGGGGATGCGCTTCCTGCATCCCTTCCTTGTCATTCACGGGGGTCAATGCCCGCGCGACAACTCCTCGCGAATGATCGCTGTCACGCAGGTCGCCACGATGCCCGGGAGATCCGAGCGAAGCGCGACGATCTCGTTTCTTAGCGCCGACATTTCTTTCCGGATGTCGCCGAGTTCCGCCTTGACCTCAAGGAGCGCGTTTTCATTATCCGTCACCTTGCGCAGGATGTGGCGGGACACGGTTTTTTCGCCCTTCGCGTCTTCTTCGAGAAGCGTCAGGCGCCGGTTCAGCGTCGCAATATCGGACTCGTCGATCATCGTGCCTCGCGCTTCTGTTCGCGCCATCATACGAAGTGGAAAACTGTTTCGCAATTCGAGACCGCCCGTTAACCTTTTTTGGGCCGCGCACATCTTGTCTCTCGGACGCGGTTCTTCTAAGCCTTTCACATGAGCGCTGAATCGCTTCCGCATGCGGATCAAAAAGACGTCGAAGAACTTGCGCGGGGCGTTCGCTCCGGCAATCGCGTGTCCGTCGCGCGCGCCATCACCCTGATCGAGAGCCGAAAACCCGCGCACCGCGTGAAGGCGCGGCTTTTGCTGACGACACTGAACGATGCGGCAGGGCGCGCGCTCCGTGTCGGCATAACCGGCGTGCCGGGCGCGGGCAAGTCGACCATGATCGACGCGCTGGGAACGCTGCTTGTGCGGAAGGGGCATCGCGTGGCCGTGCTCGCGGTCGATCCGTCCTCGACGCGGTCGGGTGGCGCGATCCTTGGCGACAAGACCCGCATGGCATCGCTCGCCGCGGAAGAGAACGCATTCATTCGACCCTCCCCATCCTCGGGAACGCTCGGCGGCGTGGCGCGGACAACGCGCGAAACGATCCTCCTTTGCGAGGCGGCAGGCTTCGACGTGATCCTTGTCGAGACGGTCGGCGTCGGGCAATCCGAGGTCACGGTCGCCGGCATGGTGGATTTCTTCCTTCTGCTGATGATCGCGGGCGGCGGCGACGAATTGCAGGGCATCAAGAAAGGCGTGATGGAACTCGCCGACTTGATCGCGATTACCAAGGCCGACAGCGGTAACGAGCACGCCGCGCGCCGCGCCGCCGGAGATTATCGCGCCGCCCTCCACATCCTCACCCCCGCGAGCGCAACGTGGAAACCGCCCGTCATCACGATCTCCTCGCGCGATGGCATCGGCCTCGACGATTTGTGGACGAATGTGCTCACCCATCGCGCAACCCTCGAAGCGACAGGGGAGTTCACGTCCAAGCGCCGCGATCAGGACGTGCGCTGGATGCACGCGATGATCGAGGAGCAGATCCGGCAGGCATTTCTTGCGAACGAAGCGGCTACCGCGAAAATCGCCGCGCTCGAAAGCGAGGTACGCAGCGGCGTCAAACCGCCGTCCGTCGCCGCCGACGAGGTGACCGCCCTGATTTTCGGGCGCGGTTGAGCCAATGAAACGCGCGTATCCCATCCGCGTGCTCGTGACCGGCTTCGGCCCTTTTCCAGGTGTGCCGCATAACGCGTCGGAGACTCTCGTGCGCCTCCTTGCGACGCAGGCCCCATTCCGCGCAAACGGGATCGAGGTTTCAACCGCGGTTCTTCCCGTGACCTGGGAGAGCGCCCATAAGGCCGCAAGCAGCGCCGTCGCCGCTTTCGCGCCCGATGCGGTGCTACATTTTGGCGTTTCGAGGCGCGCCACGGCCTTCGAGATCGAGTCCCGCGCAGTGAACATGTGCGGCCAGCGACCGGACGCCCATGGCCGGATCGCTCCGCCGATGCCGCTCGTGCGTGCGGGCAAGCCGCTCCTCGCGCCGACGCTCGCTCCGCTTCACCTCATACGCGCCTTGCGCCGGGCGAACGTTCCAGCGGAACTGTCGCGAAACGCCGGCCGTTATCTTTGCAACGCACTTTACTACCGCAGCCTTACGCGCGAGGGCGATGGCGGGCCGCTGGCCGCGTTCATTCATATGCCGGTTCTGGGTGATCCTTCGCTGCGTTCCCGCATAACGATAACGCAAGCCGTGGATGCCGCCCGAATTCTCGTTCAGGCCGCCGCCGAAGCCGTGCTACGCGCGAAGAGGCAAACGGCACGCCAAGGCAGGAGACGATACCGCGATGGATCGCAGACATTTCATAGGCTTGGGCGGAGCGGCGGCCCTGTTCGGCGCGAGCGCGGCTGAAGCGGCTGTCGCCGTCGCGGAGAGGTCCGGCAGGGCGCTCTCCGATTTCGGCGTCATCGCGAACGGCGAAGCGGATCAGACGTCCGCGCTGCAAAAGGCCATCGACGCGCTTGCCGAAGCGGGGCAGCCGATCCTCGTGCCGGCAGGAAGTTATCGTGTGTCGGGCGTCCAGCTCCCGGCCAGGGCAACGCTCATCGGAACGTCGGGCCTAAGCGTGATCGTCGCGCCACCCGGCCGCCCGGCATTCGAGTGCGTCGGCAAAGAGAGCGTGACCCTGCGCGGTCTGTCCTTCGTCAATCAGGGCCTCGTCGCGCGCGAATGCCGCAATCTGACCGTGGCAGAGTGCGAGGTTCTTTCGAGCGACGGCGACGGGCTCTATTGCGGGGGCTCGGGCCTGCTCGTCACCGGCAATCGCGCGTCCTCCTGTGCGAAAGCCGCCATCTGGGTCGAAGGCGACGGCCTCGTCACGAACAACCTTGTCAGCGGTCGCGGGCGCTTCGGCCTTCGCATCGGCAACGCGTGGCGGCTTGGCACGGTGAGCGTGATCGCCAACTCCATCGACGGGACTTCGGTCGGCATCGGCGTTTCAAGCGCCGAGCAGGGCTACGCCATGATCACGATGAATCTGATCGCCGGTGCAAGGGAAGGCGGCATACGCGCGCTCGATGGGGAGACGATAATAGGCAAGGATCTGACGCGCGGCGGCTCGGAAGCCTTTCGCAACCTCGCCATCGCCGCGAATGTGTCGATGTGACCGTTGACGTCCGGCGCGCCGCGCCGTCAGCGACGCCGATCGAGGCAGGCTGATCCGGGCCGCAAAATTCGCGGGCGATCCCTAAAGAATGCAGATGCCGCGCATCGTGGGGCTGACGCAAAATTCAACCTGCAAACGAGGAATACGAGCGGCATCTTTTCCCGATATAATACTTGCCGGGGAATGTATACACTGCGCCGCTTGTTTGACACTTTCCGTACCTTCAAAGAATAATTTGGCGAAACCGCAAACCGGCCGAGCCATACGATGTTTTTCTCAAGACCGAGCCAGCCCGATTTTGTCGGCGAACCGGTGAGTGCGCCCCGACGAAGCACGGAGGGTGCGCCTTTTCTGACGCTCGATGGCGTGACGCTTCAATACAAGACGCGCGACCGCATCGTGACCGCCACCTATCGCGTGGATTTCAACGTCTTCAAATCGGACCGCTACATCCTGCTCGGCCCTTCGGGTTGCGGAAAATCGACGCTGCTGAAGGCAGTGGGCGGTTTCATCCGGCCTACCGAAGGCGAAATTCTTCTCAACGGACAGAAGATCCGGAAACCCGGCCCCGACCGCATGATGGTGTTTCAGGAGTTCGATCAGCTCGCGCCGTGGAAAACGGTCCGCGAGAACATCCTTTTTCCGCTGCGCGCCACGGGCAAGTTTTCCCGCGCCGAAGCCGAAGACCGCGCCGCGTACTACATCGAGAAGGTCAAGCTCGACAAGTTTGCGAATGCCTATCCGCATACGCTCTCGGGCGGCATGAAACAGCGCGTGGCCATCGCGCGGGGAATGGCGATGGAGCCGGACATTCTCCTGATGGACGAGCCGTTTGCGGCCCTCGACGCCCTGACCCGCGACCGGATGCAGGACGAGTTGCTGCGGCTGTGGAACGACACGCGGGTCACACTCCTGTTTGTCACGCACTCCATCAGCGAGGCCGTCAAGCTCGGCAACCGCATTCTGCTCCTGTCCGCGCTGCCGGGGCAGGTCAAGGCGGAGATCGGCTCGCGTGGCGACGGCGTTTCCGACGCGGGGCTCGAAACGATGATCCACGATATTCTCTTCTCGGACGGTGACGGCGCGGCCGCACACGCACCCGCGCATGTCTGAGCCCGTGACCGGCGCCGTGGAGCGCCCCGACGTCTTCTTCGAGACAAAGGCGACGTCCGCCATCGGCCCGACCGAAAAGCGAATTTCGTTTGCCGCGCGGCTGTGGATGAGCGGCGTCTTCCGGAAGAGCGTCATCCTCGTCCTGCTCGCCACGGCGTGGGAGCTGTACGCGCGCCAGCTCAACAACGACCTGCTTTTCCCGACCTTTTTCCAGACCGTTACGGCCTTCGTCGACTGCATCGAGGACGGCACGCTGCCCGGGCGCGTCTGGTCATCGCTCAAGGTGCTGCTGACGGGCTACAGCCTCGGCATTCTGATCGCCGCGGCCATCACCGTGCTCGCTCTCGTTACGCGCGTCGGCGACGATCTCCTCGAAACGCTCACCGCGATGTTCAATCCGCTGCCCGCCATCGCGCTCTTGCCGCTGGCGCTGATCTGGTTCGGGTTGGGCACGCAGAGCATCGTTTTCGTCCTCGTTCATTCGGTACTCTGGCCTGTCGCGCTGAATGCGAATTCGGGCTTCAAGTCCGTATCGCCGACGCTGCGCATGGTCGGACGGAACTACGGCCTCGGTCTGTTCGCGACAGTGCGTCAGATCCTCATTCCTGCGGCGCTGCCAAGCCTCATCACGGGCCTCAAGGTAGGCTGGGCCTTTGCATGGCGCACGCTGATCGCGGCGGAACTCGTGTTCGGCGTCAGTTCGGGAAGCGGCGGTCTCGGCTGGTTCATCTTCGAGAACAAGAACCAGCTCGAAATCGCGAACGTCTTCGCCGGGCTTTTCACGGTGATCCTGATCGGGCTTGCGGTGGAAGGGCTGATCTTCCGCACGCTTGAGGAAAGGACCGTGCGGCGTTGGGGCATGCAGTCTTGAATCCGGGCGGTCGCGGCGCGAGCCGCCGCTTGTCCGGCGCAGCGCTTGCCTTGTCGGACGGCGTGAAAATTTGCGCGAGCCGTCGCTCGCGATAGAGGGGAAAAGATCATGAAAAACCTGTTCCGAAGTTTGGCGGCTGCCGTCGCCGGGTTCCTGCTTCTCGCAACAGCGATGCCACAGGCGAACGCCGAAACCGGCACCGTCCGCATCGCGAAGCAGTTCGGCATTTCCTATCTGCCGCTGGTGCTTCTCGAAGAGCAGAAACTTATCGAAAAGCACGCGAAGGAACTCGGCCTCGATGTGTCGGTCGAGTGGCTGCGCTTCACCGGCGGCTCGGGCATGAACGAGGCGATCCTGTCCGGCAACCTCGATTTCGCATCGGGCGGGGTGGGGCCTCTCCTGACGATCTGGGGCAAGACGCAGAACAATTTCAAGGTGAAGGGCGTCACGTCCTTCAACGCGATGCCGATCATTCTCAACACCAACAACCCGAACGTTAAGACCATCAAGGACTTCACGGAAAAGGACAAGATCGCGCTGCCCGCCGTGAAATCCTCGATTCAGGCGGTGACGTTGCAGATTGCCGCCGAGAAAGCGTTCGGCAAGGGTCAGGCGAACAAGCTCGACTCGATCACGATCTCGCTCGGCCACCCGGACGGTCAGGCGGCGCTTCTGAGCGGAAAATCGGAGGTCACGGGGCACTTCACCGCCGCGC
This genomic window from Rhodomicrobium lacus contains:
- the meaB gene encoding methylmalonyl Co-A mutase-associated GTPase MeaB; translation: MSAESLPHADQKDVEELARGVRSGNRVSVARAITLIESRKPAHRVKARLLLTTLNDAAGRALRVGITGVPGAGKSTMIDALGTLLVRKGHRVAVLAVDPSSTRSGGAILGDKTRMASLAAEENAFIRPSPSSGTLGGVARTTRETILLCEAAGFDVILVETVGVGQSEVTVAGMVDFFLLLMIAGGGDELQGIKKGVMELADLIAITKADSGNEHAARRAAGDYRAALHILTPASATWKPPVITISSRDGIGLDDLWTNVLTHRATLEATGEFTSKRRDQDVRWMHAMIEEQIRQAFLANEAATAKIAALESEVRSGVKPPSVAADEVTALIFGRG
- a CDS encoding glycosyl hydrolase family 28-related protein gives rise to the protein MDRRHFIGLGGAAALFGASAAEAAVAVAERSGRALSDFGVIANGEADQTSALQKAIDALAEAGQPILVPAGSYRVSGVQLPARATLIGTSGLSVIVAPPGRPAFECVGKESVTLRGLSFVNQGLVARECRNLTVAECEVLSSDGDGLYCGGSGLLVTGNRASSCAKAAIWVEGDGLVTNNLVSGRGRFGLRIGNAWRLGTVSVIANSIDGTSVGIGVSSAEQGYAMITMNLIAGAREGGIRALDGETIIGKDLTRGGSEAFRNLAIAANVSM
- a CDS encoding ABC transporter ATP-binding protein — encoded protein: MFFSRPSQPDFVGEPVSAPRRSTEGAPFLTLDGVTLQYKTRDRIVTATYRVDFNVFKSDRYILLGPSGCGKSTLLKAVGGFIRPTEGEILLNGQKIRKPGPDRMMVFQEFDQLAPWKTVRENILFPLRATGKFSRAEAEDRAAYYIEKVKLDKFANAYPHTLSGGMKQRVAIARGMAMEPDILLMDEPFAALDALTRDRMQDELLRLWNDTRVTLLFVTHSISEAVKLGNRILLLSALPGQVKAEIGSRGDGVSDAGLETMIHDILFSDGDGAAAHAPAHV
- a CDS encoding ABC transporter permease: MSEPVTGAVERPDVFFETKATSAIGPTEKRISFAARLWMSGVFRKSVILVLLATAWELYARQLNNDLLFPTFFQTVTAFVDCIEDGTLPGRVWSSLKVLLTGYSLGILIAAAITVLALVTRVGDDLLETLTAMFNPLPAIALLPLALIWFGLGTQSIVFVLVHSVLWPVALNANSGFKSVSPTLRMVGRNYGLGLFATVRQILIPAALPSLITGLKVGWAFAWRTLIAAELVFGVSSGSGGLGWFIFENKNQLEIANVFAGLFTVILIGLAVEGLIFRTLEERTVRRWGMQS
- a CDS encoding ABC transporter substrate-binding protein, which gives rise to MKNLFRSLAAAVAGFLLLATAMPQANAETGTVRIAKQFGISYLPLVLLEEQKLIEKHAKELGLDVSVEWLRFTGGSGMNEAILSGNLDFASGGVGPLLTIWGKTQNNFKVKGVTSFNAMPIILNTNNPNVKTIKDFTEKDKIALPAVKSSIQAVTLQIAAEKAFGKGQANKLDSITISLGHPDGQAALLSGKSEVTGHFTAAPFAYDELADPRVHKVLDSYEVLGGPHTYNSVWATSKFHDENPKVIKAFLAALEEAIAFIKAEPLKAAEIWVKAEKSKLTPEQAAELIQKPENEWTLTPKKIVDYADFMYSTGAILAKPASWKDVFFDDIHHLPGS